The genomic region ACGGGAAAGCAGGTCGGCGAACTAGAAATCCCGCTGCCACCACTAGAAGAACAAAAACGCATTGCTGCCATTTTGGGCAAGGCCGATGCGATTCGCCAGAAACGCAAGCAAGCCATTGAACTTGCCGATGAGTTCTTACGCTGTGTGTTTTTGGATATGTTTGGTGACCCGGTAGTTAACCCGAGGGGTTGGGAACAAGTAACCTTATCTACTTTGTCAGAGAAAATTCTAAATGGCACAACCCCTAAAGGGGGAAATGATGTATATGTTGAAAAGGGCATTGCATTTTTAAGAAGTCAAAACGTGTGGAAAAAGCGCATTGATCTAGATGACATCGTTTGTCTTGATGATGAAACACATGCAAAAATGTCCAAAAGTAGTTTGAAACACAAGGATATATTGATAACTAAAACTGGTCGTATCAATACTGAAAACAGTAGTTTGGGACGAGCTGCTATTTACTATGGAACAGATGACGAGGCTAATATAAATGGGCATGTGTATTTAGTTAGGCTTAAACCAGATAATGTACATGAGTTTATTGAATTTATACTTACTACGAAAGAGTATCGAGACCATATAAGATCCGTATGTGTTGGTGGAATAGATAAGCGACAACTAAACAAGAACCATATTGAAGACTTCCCGATAATCTGTCCGCCTAGCAATGAACAACAGCGGTTTGTCAAAATACTTCATCAAAGTCAAAAAGTATTGGATAACTATAAAGAGCAGTTAGGGGGGGCTCAAAACAACTTTTCTGCTCTCTCTCAAAAAGCTTTCTCAGACCAACTATAAATTTCAGAGGTATCTTCGGATGCCTCTTTTTTGATCAAAGGTTAGGTAAAAATGAAAATAACATCACTTACCGTTGGTGGGTTCAAAGGCATTAAAAACAAAGCTACGATCCCACTAGCACCTATCACGTTGTTCTTTGGCGCTAACAGTACTGGCAAAAGCACAGTATTACATGCATTACTGTATCTGTATGAAGTGGCCGCTAAACGCAATTTTGATGCGCAATACAGTTCGATCGCTGGGGAGTCGCTCTACTTTGGCGGTTTTCGCAATATTGTATATGGTAAGGATTTAAATGGCGTTATCACCCTAGGCGCAACACTGGACTTTAGAGACGGTGCAACGGATATTTGGGATGATTATTTATCAGAGTCCGAACGTTGGTTACTAGAGAATACATTATTCTTTACGCCTGATTCAGAAGCTGACGTTTTATCTTTCGAGTTAGATATTAAGTGGGATCATACCAAAAATCGTGCGTACATCAGCCGATATGTATGTAAAAGCCACGGCATTGAGTTTTTCAAAACAACAGCTCAAGCAGGTCGACCAGATTGCCAAATTACTCACTATCAACCACTGCCACATTGGGAAGTAGATGAATCATTTAAAATCGAAAACCTCTTTGATTCAGGCCAATGGGAAGATGTCTCAATAAACGGCCAAGATGCTTTGCCAAATATCTACAAAAAGCTCGATCTATCCAATGCCCCCTTCGATTGGTCTGAT from Vibrio gigantis harbors:
- a CDS encoding restriction endonuclease subunit S, with the translated sequence MSWPVVRLKDIAELINGDRSKNYPSGSDIVDSGVLFLNSKNIVNNKLDLRFKNFITQEKFESLSRGKLERNDLVITLRGTLGSCCIFSSKYATGFINAQMMIIRPNNKVDADYLYYFITSPDTKNRFERLNTGSAVPQLTGKQVGELEIPLPPLEEQKRIAAILGKADAIRQKRKQAIELADEFLRCVFLDMFGDPVVNPRGWEQVTLSTLSEKILNGTTPKGGNDVYVEKGIAFLRSQNVWKKRIDLDDIVCLDDETHAKMSKSSLKHKDILITKTGRINTENSSLGRAAIYYGTDDEANINGHVYLVRLKPDNVHEFIEFILTTKEYRDHIRSVCVGGIDKRQLNKNHIEDFPIICPPSNEQQRFVKILHQSQKVLDNYKEQLGGAQNNFSALSQKAFSDQL